The genome window CGGATATCGCGGCAGTCGAGCTGTCCGAAAGCCGGTTTAAAGTATTTCTCGATCATAGCCCGTGTGCTCTTGAGATGCGTCGGTGCCAGGCCTTGCGCTTCCTTCCCCTGTAGCCACTTCTCCAAGAGACGATGGCCCCGGAACTGTTCCATCTCTTTCGGAATGTAATCGAAGGGTGAGAATATCTTTGAATCGATGTCAGTGCGGATGTTTTCGAGGAGTCGATGGGCACGACGGTAACTGTCGAGAATGTGTTCTTCACGATCGCGGCTAATCCTGTACTTCGTCCCCTGCCAGTAGAGCCAGATGAAGAAGGTTTCGGGGCGCGTGTTACACACCGGGCAATAAATGTCTGCCTCTTCGGCGACCTTGAACGCACCGCCGCACTTGCCGCATTTCTCTCTGGTACGAACTTTACCAGCCATGCACATCCCCCCATCTATTGCGGGAGGATTATATACCTGTTTAGTCGGTAAAATCAAGAGCGGTCATCCTATGCGTCCCAAAGGGTATTTATCCGTATTCAAACGCCGGTCGCGCGTGGGCCGATTTAATCAAAGCCCTTATAGCCCCCAGAGGACGGGCCGCGAGAAATCATATAAGCTTCAATTACTGTTTCGATCTTGTCGACCGTTTTGCGTAGCGACAAAAGCGCCGCCTGCGTGTGAAGCAGCTTCTTACTCAACTCTATTTCTGTCGCTGTCATTCGACCCCGCCCGGCGCATCTGAAAAGGTTGTGGTGCGGCCATTCCACTGAAGTTCCACCGTGCCTGTTCCTTCCATCCGCCCTTTGTCGACAATGATCTCCGCCTTACCGCGCCGGTCGCAGAGACAGGCCGCCTGCTTCGGACACTTGCAGTTGTAGACCTCGTCGCGATACACGAACATGATCACGTCGGCGTCGTATTCTATCGAGCCGCTATCGCGCAGGTCCGATTTATTAGGCCGCTTGTCAGGCCTGCCGGCGAGAGAACGGTTCAAGGATGAGATAACAAGGTTTGGGACTTGATGTTGCGCGACCTTTCGTTTGTGCATGTGAGATATCTTTGAGACCTCCTGCTCGCGCGTGCCCTCGTGGTTTTCACAGCGTTCAAGCTGAAGATAGTCACAGACGATCAGCTTTACCCCGAGACGCTGCACCATGTCGTCAATCACCCTTTCGATCTGGCGATCGTGAAAAGCGGCGAAGGCGTAATAAATCGGCAAAGGGTGCAGCACACCCGCGGCGTGTGCAAGCTTCGTCCAGTCGGCATCATGAAGCGTTCCGGCAAGAAGCCGGGAGAGCGGCACGTCTGACGCGCTCGACAAGTCACGTAAGCCAATTTGTCCCGCCCCCATCTCAAGGCTTATGACGCCGACGCTTCCGGGTCCGCTCGTACGGCTCGCCTCTGGAAGTGCGCCCCATTCGGTCATGAGATGACTTGCCGCGTTTCGCACCACCTGTGCCGCGAAGGCCGTTTTCCCCATGCCGGATGCCCCGGCCAGCACGTAAAACTGCGGCTGGAGACCGTGGAGTTTCTGATCCAGGCCACGGAAGCCCGTGGGGATCCCAGCGAATTTTCCGGAGTTTGAGAGGTTGACCCTTTTTTCTACCTCGTTATAACTGAGATTGATGATCTCGCTGTATCTCATGATCATGTCGCCTTCATGCCTACGGACGGCGTTGAGTGTGTCAACACAGCCCGCAACAATCGCGTCGGGATTAGGCCGCGCGCCGCCCGCAAGGCCGTATACCTCCGACTGAGCCGCCCGAAGGGCGCGATCAATAGCGCGAAGCTGCGCGGCCTCTATGACGAGTCTTTCATGAGACCGAAAATTCGCAGCGGTGGGCACATATGCCACGAGTGAGGCGGGATATGACATGCCGCCCACAGCGTCATAATATTTCGTCTGCCTGAATTCAGGCATGATAGTGATCAGGTCCACTGATTCGCCGCGCTCGGATAATCGCTGCATGAGCGCGAAGAGGTCCCGGTGTACGTCCTTATAAAAATCCTCAGGCCGCACCCTCGCGGTACCGATCACAGAGGGTTCGATGAGGCAAGCGCCCAGGACCATCATCTCTGCATCGATATTCTGCGGCGGAAGGCGCGTCAGCGCTATATCGTCGGCCGTTTTATTCATTCATCACCTGCACCATCGGAATTTTTCCTGATTCCAGTTTTTCCTGATACGTCGCCTCGCTCTCGAATGACAGGCGGTCCCTCGGCTTTATCTTGATTTCTCCGGATGCTGCCTTGCGCTTGAACTCCGCTTGAGCGCGTTCATCCTCGTCAGCCTCGGCCTTCCAGGAGTGATCTTGACTGGAAGGCGGCGAGTGCCCTAAAGGTTCCTCTGGCTTCTGAAAGCGCTTCCACAACTTCGACAAGAATCTCATCGGAAAGCATAATGCGCCGTCCCGAACCTCCGCGCTCGCAGCGTAATGCCGTACTGCCGCAAGCCACTGGTTCCACATTGCCGGGGATCGTGTCCACGTCGCACGGCAAGCGTCTTCGTCGTCAAACCTGCCGCCCCTGAGCGGCATGAGAGATCTGAACTGCTGCCAGGTGTGATCGGCAAGGGCGCAGGGATCGGGAGTTGGGACAGGAGGATCGTGGGGTTTAGGCTCTGGGGTTTCCGAATCTGAACCACGCGCGCCTTCTCTCTCCTTTCCTGTCCTATCCTGTCCTGTCCTTTGTGGTATTTCCGCGTCGGGAATGGTACTTGACCTGGTATTCCCGCTGCCGAAATCCCCCTGTTGTGTACCTGAACCCGCATTCCCGCCGCCGAAATCCGGTTTTTGGGGTATTCCCGCCGCCCTCTTCTTATAAAGGTGTGTCAAATTATCAACAAGGTTCTGAGACCAGACGACGCGGTTGCTCACCCAGAGCTCTTTATCGATAGCTTCGAGCTTTGCGAGGAGGTCCAGAATGTCGTTGCAGGTCTCCGCTGAAAGGCGGGTCCGGGCCTGCAAGAATTCCCAGGTGTCCGCCTGGTTGACGTCCAGATAATGGCCATGCCTCGATCCGAGCAGCTCAAGCAGCTTGAACCAGAAGGCATAGCCGTCGTTGCCGTACCGCTGCTCCACAATGAACAGGGTCTGGCCGTGCTTGCACATATGGGGAAAGTAGTCTACTTGCTGTAATTTGGGAGACCGTGACATATCTTATTCGAACCTCTCACGCTTAATATATTCGCTTGAATGTGCTCTTAAATTGTAAGTCTCGATTGCAGCGACTCAAACCACGCCGCTTTGCATTCATCGCTACAGAACGGCGGCCCATCAGCCGGCAGCGATGCGCCGCACTTTTTACAAGTGCGAACATCGCACGAGGGTTCCGCTACCGCGCCGGATCCTTTTCCGGATTGCGCGGGCGGGGGCTGACGCTGACCCAAAAGGACGTGAATGCCTTCTTGGTTCACCGTCCATCGAGGGGACCACCCGGGGGCGGCTAAGAGCCGATATCGATGCCGCCCGTCTTGCCAGGGATACCGATCACCCCGCCACATTTCAGCCTCGGAAACAACATAGCCGAGCTCGCGATTGACCCGCGCCCGAAGCTCGCCGATATTCGTGGAAACGTTCAGCATGACTTTTCCGGACGCGGCGAAGTCGTATGCCCGAATGGCGATCTCCTGGGCGGAGAGCGGGTATGCGGCCTCTTTCAGGACCTCGATGATCCGCGTAAGCCGGGCGCTCCGGTCCACGCGACCGGCGTTGATGTGTCCCTGACATGGTTTGTCTTTCATGGGTGTGTTGTGGTGTTCGGTTTTGTGAGCGTATTCAAGCGAACACTATAATAAATATTTAAAAGCCCCCCGGCGCGGTAAGAATTCTTTTGAACGTGTACCCGCCCGCGCCGGGGGAGGCACCTTGTAATGCCGCGAACCCTAGCGGCGAGCGCTTCTCGCGGGAAAGCCCGTAAAAGCGTCGGGCATGGCGCCGGGGGGCCTGCCGACAGGGTGTTTCTTCTCTGCTTCGCATGTTCAGCGGCGCTGGGCATTATTCCGTCCCTCAATGACATTGTGCGGGTGCGCTGTCTTCAGCCTTTAAAGCATCCATCGCTTCTATAAACTCCTCTAGCTCTTTAGTGCCCGCGAGCAACATGAAGCTGGTGCCGTCGTCGTCTTCGCACTCGAACCAGACCTTTTTAATTTGCATCACTTGTTCATTTTCCATCGCGCCTCCTATGTGATCTCTTTCATTTCGCCGCCTTTGCTTGCTTCGGCAAGCGCCCCAGCGACCGCGCTATCCATGTTTCCCATTTCATCCTTCAGCATGGATTCAAACGTGGCGCGGAACTGTAAACGCGGCCGCAGTGTCACAGACCTTACTTTTGCGACAATAGTGCCTCTTGTTCCGGGGAGCCGTCCCTTCCGGTTGAAAATGTACAGCCACTTCCCATTTTTTGGGGTGATCGTTCCGCCGGTCTCGTGCATCATGAGTTTGCCGCTGATCCTCGATACCATTGAGAGGCTTTTTAAACTATCGCCCACGAC of Nitrospirota bacterium contains these proteins:
- a CDS encoding AAA family ATPase, with amino-acid sequence MNKTADDIALTRLPPQNIDAEMMVLGACLIEPSVIGTARVRPEDFYKDVHRDLFALMQRLSERGESVDLITIMPEFRQTKYYDAVGGMSYPASLVAYVPTAANFRSHERLVIEAAQLRAIDRALRAAQSEVYGLAGGARPNPDAIVAGCVDTLNAVRRHEGDMIMRYSEIINLSYNEVEKRVNLSNSGKFAGIPTGFRGLDQKLHGLQPQFYVLAGASGMGKTAFAAQVVRNAASHLMTEWGALPEASRTSGPGSVGVISLEMGAGQIGLRDLSSASDVPLSRLLAGTLHDADWTKLAHAAGVLHPLPIYYAFAAFHDRQIERVIDDMVQRLGVKLIVCDYLQLERCENHEGTREQEVSKISHMHKRKVAQHQVPNLVISSLNRSLAGRPDKRPNKSDLRDSGSIEYDADVIMFVYRDEVYNCKCPKQAACLCDRRGKAEIIVDKGRMEGTGTVELQWNGRTTTFSDAPGGVE
- a CDS encoding DUF4373 domain-containing protein, yielding MSRSPKLQQVDYFPHMCKHGQTLFIVEQRYGNDGYAFWFKLLELLGSRHGHYLDVNQADTWEFLQARTRLSAETCNDILDLLAKLEAIDKELWVSNRVVWSQNLVDNLTHLYKKRAAGIPQKPDFGGGNAGSGTQQGDFGSGNTRSSTIPDAEIPQRTGQDRTGKEREGARGSDSETPEPKPHDPPVPTPDPCALADHTWQQFRSLMPLRGGRFDDEDACRATWTRSPAMWNQWLAAVRHYAASAEVRDGALCFPMRFLSKLWKRFQKPEEPLGHSPPSSQDHSWKAEADEDERAQAEFKRKAASGEIKIKPRDRLSFESEATYQEKLESGKIPMVQVMNE